A genomic region of Pseudomonas sp. RSB 5.4 contains the following coding sequences:
- a CDS encoding antimicrobial resistance protein Mig-14, whose protein sequence is MLNRFQGWRERGWSPVDASTYATAWQRFGGSVATHPMVVERLADLAGIPVRYLAWEQGGDVKAAIPTWGRDLALSKDVLKRNGKKGLFDLGNAELILPAAVDAQAPLRHRARYLSALNENRFSGMKLQTEQLAMARTPEELSKKFRYNQRRELRLLEEAGGVVRPVAEFSSAELAAIYCDLFQRRWGFPATGAARMAEVIELLRELLIGSVIFLNDAPIAIQLVYRVEAPEWISVEYINGGVDPETREFSPGSVLSFLNTQSAWEHARALDKPLRFSFGRADREYKDRWCNPVPVFTV, encoded by the coding sequence ATGCTCAACCGATTTCAAGGCTGGCGCGAACGTGGCTGGTCGCCCGTTGACGCCTCCACCTATGCCACCGCCTGGCAGCGTTTTGGCGGCAGCGTCGCGACGCATCCTATGGTGGTCGAACGTCTGGCTGATCTGGCCGGCATCCCGGTGCGTTATCTGGCCTGGGAGCAGGGCGGTGACGTCAAAGCGGCGATCCCGACCTGGGGCCGCGATCTGGCGCTGTCCAAAGACGTGCTCAAGCGTAACGGCAAGAAAGGCCTGTTCGACCTCGGCAATGCCGAGCTGATCCTGCCGGCCGCCGTCGATGCCCAGGCACCGTTGCGCCATCGCGCACGCTATCTGTCGGCGCTCAACGAAAACCGCTTCAGCGGCATGAAGTTGCAGACCGAGCAACTGGCCATGGCCCGCACGCCCGAAGAACTGTCGAAGAAGTTTCGCTACAACCAGCGCCGCGAACTGCGCCTGCTGGAAGAGGCGGGTGGCGTGGTACGTCCGGTCGCTGAGTTTTCCAGCGCCGAACTAGCGGCGATCTACTGTGATCTGTTCCAGCGCCGCTGGGGCTTCCCGGCCACCGGCGCGGCGCGCATGGCCGAGGTCATCGAGTTGCTGCGCGAGCTGTTGATCGGCTCGGTGATTTTCCTCAATGATGCGCCGATCGCCATTCAACTGGTGTACCGCGTCGAAGCGCCGGAGTGGATCAGCGTCGAGTACATCAACGGCGGCGTTGACCCCGAGACCCGTGAATTCAGCCCCGGCAGCGTGTTGAGCTTCCTCAATACGCAAAGTGCCTGGGAACACGCGCGGGCACTGGACAAGCCGCTGCGTTTCTCCTTCGGTCGTGCCGACCGTGAATACAAGGATCGCTGGTGCAATCCTGTGCCGGTGTTCACCGTATGA
- a CDS encoding PIG-L family deacetylase, producing the protein MSRKQQLLKRHRRNKRITLLIALIVLIALGVLVAWWLPLVLAVVGWVAHEAWFADHLFYSPKDDYQYSFPPFTPQPKVHLSGEQLRLDEGVMLVDDATLILAIKIKSTWLGRFFDPRVELLGGTNPDAQTFERGVNGLRYLNLSGQAQVLAQGQLRLRGRFCRVFGEPVLWALEQPDYRRQRVMVIAPHADDAELAAYGLYSQADEAWIVTLTAGEIEAEHYQQMGMSKAEAARLKGRLRAWDSLAVPRWAGVPQEHCVQLGYFCLQLAAMQAAPNQMVASREADLSDTRLFRQLNPFTLPGDADGAPTWNNLLADLREVLLRARPEVIVLPHPTLDPHPDHLCAQQAVLQALHGLDWQPTLLGYANHLHDNDRWPMGNTGQGITLPPAFDAAVPMQPLCLPLSIELQRDKAMALGMMHDLQPPAPFKRRLRRIIQRMLAARAASVYGENEFFRKAVRRQELFWLLKHGETGVQRGES; encoded by the coding sequence ATGAGCCGTAAACAGCAACTGCTCAAGCGTCATCGTCGCAATAAACGCATCACCTTGCTGATCGCCCTGATCGTGTTGATCGCGCTCGGGGTGCTGGTGGCATGGTGGTTGCCGCTGGTGCTTGCAGTGGTTGGCTGGGTCGCCCATGAGGCGTGGTTTGCCGATCACCTGTTCTACTCGCCGAAAGACGATTACCAATACAGCTTTCCGCCGTTCACACCGCAGCCGAAGGTGCATTTGAGCGGCGAGCAATTGCGTCTGGACGAAGGCGTGATGCTGGTCGACGACGCGACGTTGATCCTCGCGATAAAGATCAAAAGCACTTGGCTGGGACGCTTTTTCGACCCGCGCGTCGAACTCCTCGGCGGCACGAATCCGGATGCACAAACCTTCGAGCGCGGGGTCAATGGCCTGCGTTACCTGAACCTCAGCGGTCAGGCGCAAGTCTTGGCGCAAGGTCAGTTGCGCTTGCGCGGGCGCTTTTGCCGGGTCTTTGGCGAGCCGGTGCTGTGGGCGCTGGAGCAGCCGGATTACCGCCGTCAGCGGGTGATGGTGATTGCCCCGCACGCCGACGATGCCGAACTGGCGGCTTATGGCTTGTACAGCCAGGCCGACGAAGCCTGGATCGTCACCCTGACCGCTGGCGAAATCGAAGCCGAACATTATCAGCAGATGGGCATGAGCAAGGCCGAGGCGGCACGGCTCAAGGGCCGGTTGCGCGCCTGGGACAGCCTCGCCGTACCGCGTTGGGCCGGTGTACCGCAGGAACACTGCGTGCAGCTCGGTTATTTCTGCCTGCAACTGGCAGCGATGCAGGCTGCGCCGAATCAGATGGTAGCTTCGCGCGAAGCGGACTTGAGCGACACGCGACTGTTTCGCCAGTTGAATCCGTTCACCTTGCCCGGCGATGCCGATGGCGCGCCGACCTGGAACAACCTGTTGGCCGACCTGCGTGAAGTGCTGCTGCGCGCACGTCCGGAGGTGATCGTGCTGCCGCATCCGACCCTCGATCCGCATCCCGATCACCTCTGCGCCCAGCAAGCGGTGTTGCAGGCGCTGCACGGTCTCGACTGGCAGCCGACGCTGCTCGGCTACGCCAACCATTTGCATGACAACGACCGCTGGCCGATGGGCAACACCGGGCAGGGCATTACCTTGCCACCGGCCTTCGATGCGGCGGTGCCGATGCAGCCGTTGTGCCTGCCGCTGTCCATCGAGTTGCAACGCGACAAGGCCATGGCGCTGGGCATGATGCATGACCTGCAGCCGCCGGCACCGTTCAAGCGTCGCCTGCGCCGGATTATCCAGCGCATGCTCGCCGCGCGGGCCGCGTCGGTGTACGGCGAAAACGAATTTTTTCGAAAAGCGGTCAGACGCCAGGAGTTGTTCTGGCTACTGAAGCACGGTGAGACAGGCGTCCAGCGGGGAGAGTCATGA
- a CDS encoding glycosyltransferase family 4 protein gives MSQRFKVLQLQPDYNVKAHDFADLAEQIVKALPSERYEITAAFLRGKPGPGEPVSRADHSVYFEFSDKSLKGMRLRAMWQLYKFCRREKFDVVICNRFKPVNMMLALNRWLKVPLCIGISHGFGEYDRFYRRRQTQRLIDRHWRFVGVSPAVKQYLLDCDCGFTDQNTYAITNAIDIEQAEGLQHSREKARELLGLDPNVRLIGALGRLVSVKGHTYLLQAFAALKDKYPNTQLAIIGAGRLQAPLAAEIEQLGLSGRAHLLGFKENALQYVRAFDIWTMPSLAEGLGLALLEGMSGHLPVIASNVPAMLPLIEGAGGLAITPKDVPSLVAALDNYLALSDDELKAKGEQAYRYLQEQHDIEVFRQEYLDLIDSGLEQARKEQP, from the coding sequence ATGAGTCAACGGTTCAAGGTGTTGCAGCTGCAACCCGACTACAACGTCAAAGCCCATGACTTTGCCGACCTCGCCGAGCAGATCGTCAAGGCATTGCCGAGCGAGCGCTATGAGATCACCGCGGCTTTCCTGCGCGGCAAACCGGGGCCGGGCGAGCCGGTAAGCCGGGCCGACCATTCGGTGTACTTCGAGTTTTCCGACAAGTCGCTCAAGGGCATGCGCTTGCGGGCGATGTGGCAGTTGTACAAATTCTGTCGCCGGGAAAAGTTCGACGTGGTGATCTGTAACCGCTTCAAACCGGTGAACATGATGCTCGCGCTCAACCGCTGGTTGAAGGTGCCGCTGTGCATTGGCATCTCCCACGGTTTCGGCGAATACGATCGCTTCTACCGGCGTCGGCAGACCCAGCGCCTGATCGATCGGCACTGGCGCTTCGTCGGTGTGTCGCCGGCGGTCAAACAGTACCTGCTCGATTGCGACTGCGGCTTTACCGACCAGAACACTTACGCCATTACCAATGCCATCGACATCGAGCAGGCCGAAGGCCTGCAGCACAGCCGTGAAAAAGCTCGCGAGTTGTTGGGCCTCGACCCGAATGTGCGTTTGATCGGTGCGCTGGGGCGGCTGGTGTCGGTCAAGGGTCACACCTATCTGTTGCAGGCCTTCGCCGCACTGAAGGACAAATACCCGAACACTCAACTGGCAATCATCGGTGCCGGACGCTTGCAAGCGCCGCTGGCGGCCGAGATCGAGCAACTGGGCCTGAGCGGCCGTGCGCACCTGCTGGGTTTCAAGGAAAACGCTCTGCAATACGTGCGTGCGTTCGACATCTGGACCATGCCGTCGCTGGCTGAAGGTCTGGGCCTGGCGTTGCTTGAAGGCATGAGCGGGCACCTGCCGGTGATTGCCTCGAACGTGCCGGCGATGTTGCCGCTGATCGAAGGTGCCGGTGGTTTGGCGATCACGCCCAAGGACGTGCCGAGTCTGGTCGCCGCGCTGGATAACTATCTGGCGCTGTCGGACGACGAACTCAAGGCCAAGGGCGAGCAGGCCTACCGTTATCTGCAGGAACAACACGACATCGAGGTGTTCCGTCAGGAATACCTGGATCTGATCGACTCTGGCCTGGAGCAGGCCCGCAAGGAGCAGCCGTGA
- a CDS encoding glycosyltransferase: protein MSEANALVTVIIASYNHGPYIEESILSVLNQSYKNIELLVVDDGSKDDSVERISALQAQYGFDFRVQQNQGLTNTLNGAIARSKGSLIVPFGSDDIMYPERIATQVAYMDGKPEVGICAGNIELMHADGSLYPEKRQRRDVPFRRLDFDDMFLERKPYPPAPTLMIRREALDKVGGFDPTIRLEDLYIELKVTRAGYFIDGLNVVMARYRKHATNSYKNHRFMIENILRTYALFSDHPLYDEVRYKSLNSMFLKTANRNRKLARELLAQIPFKAWNKKTWRGLGRLLFSPLEKD from the coding sequence CTGAGCGAAGCCAACGCCCTCGTCACCGTCATCATCGCCTCGTACAACCATGGTCCGTACATCGAGGAAAGCATCCTCAGTGTCCTCAACCAGAGCTACAAGAACATCGAGCTATTGGTGGTCGATGACGGTTCGAAGGACGACAGCGTCGAGCGCATCAGCGCGTTGCAGGCGCAGTACGGCTTCGATTTCCGTGTGCAGCAGAATCAGGGCCTGACCAACACCCTCAACGGCGCCATCGCCCGTTCGAAGGGCAGCCTGATCGTGCCGTTCGGCTCCGACGACATCATGTACCCGGAACGTATCGCCACCCAGGTCGCCTACATGGATGGCAAGCCCGAGGTCGGCATCTGCGCCGGCAACATCGAACTGATGCATGCCGATGGCAGCCTCTACCCGGAAAAACGTCAGCGCCGCGACGTGCCGTTCCGGCGTCTCGATTTCGATGACATGTTTCTTGAGCGCAAGCCGTATCCACCGGCACCGACCCTGATGATCCGCCGCGAAGCGCTGGACAAGGTGGGCGGGTTCGATCCGACGATTCGTCTTGAAGATCTCTACATCGAGCTGAAGGTGACCCGCGCCGGTTACTTCATCGACGGCCTGAACGTAGTGATGGCGCGCTACCGCAAGCACGCCACCAACTCGTACAAGAACCACCGCTTCATGATCGAGAATATCCTGCGCACGTACGCGTTGTTCAGTGATCATCCGCTGTACGACGAAGTGCGCTACAAGTCGCTGAACTCGATGTTCCTCAAGACCGCCAACCGCAATCGCAAGCTGGCAAGGGAGCTGCTGGCGCAGATCCCGTTCAAGGCCTGGAACAAGAAGACTTGGCGCGGACTGGGGCGTTTGCTCTTTTCCCCGCTGGAAAAGGACTGA